From a single Chitinophaga sp. Cy-1792 genomic region:
- a CDS encoding efflux RND transporter periplasmic adaptor subunit, whose protein sequence is MKQYALLIVLSAALVSCGSKPEAAKTDNSGIIPVKTMAIAAHSGAQVVHASGQFTTDDEVYLSFKTGGIISSILVKEGDPVHKGQLLATLNLTEINAQVQQATLAYEKAARDFQRTQNLFNDSVATLEQLQNSKTARELAKQQLSSAQFNLAYSAIHATQDGYVLHKLANTGQQIAPGTPVLQTNGAKSAHWILRVGVSDREWAGIKTGDGAEIETQSESVGKLTGKVTRKSEGIDPASGTFIIDVQVTGNKPAALAAGMFGRCHISTTAADTSGTWRIPYSALLDGNGSSGYVFVTEDGKTAHRVPVTVAGMEKDQVLISGGVNGQLIISGSAYLKDQSPIRIIQ, encoded by the coding sequence ATGAAACAATATGCTTTGCTCATAGTATTATCCGCTGCACTGGTTTCCTGTGGCAGTAAACCTGAGGCTGCAAAAACAGACAATTCAGGCATCATTCCTGTAAAAACAATGGCCATAGCGGCTCACAGCGGTGCACAGGTAGTACATGCATCCGGGCAATTCACTACAGATGATGAAGTATACCTCTCCTTCAAAACCGGTGGTATCATCAGCAGTATCCTTGTGAAGGAAGGAGACCCTGTTCATAAAGGGCAGCTGCTGGCCACGCTTAACCTGACAGAAATCAATGCACAGGTGCAACAGGCCACCCTGGCCTATGAGAAGGCTGCCAGAGATTTCCAGCGTACGCAGAACCTCTTCAACGACAGCGTAGCAACACTGGAACAATTACAAAACAGCAAAACAGCGCGTGAGCTGGCAAAGCAACAATTGTCATCCGCACAATTTAATCTCGCCTATTCTGCCATACATGCCACTCAGGATGGTTATGTTTTACATAAACTCGCCAATACCGGCCAGCAGATCGCGCCTGGCACCCCTGTTTTGCAGACCAATGGCGCCAAAAGCGCACACTGGATTTTACGTGTAGGCGTAAGTGACAGAGAATGGGCTGGCATTAAAACCGGCGATGGCGCAGAGATAGAAACACAATCTGAAAGCGTAGGCAAACTAACAGGAAAGGTTACACGCAAATCAGAAGGTATTGACCCTGCCAGCGGCACCTTTATCATTGATGTGCAGGTTACAGGCAACAAGCCCGCAGCCCTTGCTGCCGGCATGTTTGGCCGCTGTCATATTTCCACCACTGCTGCCGATACCTCCGGTACCTGGCGTATCCCCTACTCCGCTTTATTGGACGGTAACGGCAGCAGCGGATATGTTTTTGTTACAGAAGATGGTAAGACCGCACATCGTGTGCCCGTTACCGTAGCCGGTATGGAGAAAGACCAGGTCCTTATCAGTGGCGGCGTTAACGGCCAGCTGATCATATCCGGCAGTGCTTACCTGAAAGATCAATCTCCTATCCGTATCATCCAATAA
- a CDS encoding TetR/AcrR family transcriptional regulator translates to MGITERKEREKAEMRRRIVDAAIEMFVAEGYEKVSIRNIADKIEYSPATIYLYYKDKDELLYDVQSEAFHKLAAWFKERIIDENPLVRLEQLMLAYVSFAQAHPELYDLMFIIKAPMNSVEDEEWDNGLEAFSYLTGTAKACVDQKLIRFDDPMVAGLSVWAFAHGFVSLNLRCRIKISELPDDVLEQLIVNAAKIYISQITA, encoded by the coding sequence ATGGGCATAACAGAACGCAAAGAGAGAGAGAAAGCAGAGATGCGGCGGCGTATCGTGGATGCGGCAATAGAAATGTTTGTGGCTGAAGGATATGAAAAAGTATCGATCAGAAATATTGCCGACAAAATAGAATACAGTCCCGCGACTATCTATCTGTACTACAAAGATAAGGATGAACTTCTTTACGACGTACAGAGTGAGGCATTTCATAAACTGGCCGCCTGGTTTAAGGAGCGGATTATTGATGAAAATCCGCTGGTACGGCTGGAGCAGCTAATGCTTGCTTATGTTTCCTTTGCGCAGGCACATCCGGAATTGTATGACCTGATGTTCATCATTAAAGCACCGATGAATTCGGTAGAAGATGAAGAATGGGATAATGGACTGGAAGCTTTCAGCTATCTCACCGGTACTGCAAAAGCCTGTGTAGACCAAAAGCTGATCCGCTTTGATGACCCTATGGTAGCAGGATTGAGCGTCTGGGCCTTTGCCCATGGCTTTGTGAGTCTGAATTTACGCTGCCGCATCAAAATATCCGAGCTTCCGGATGATGTTTTAGAGCAGCTGATCGTCAATGCTGCAAAGATTTACATCTCGCAAATCACCGCTTAA
- a CDS encoding TolC family protein: MSTSITKGALLILALALGFSAKAQQQALDNYIQQAFSSNKGLKDQNIQLDQALYALKEAKSLFGPDVTFLGSYVKSGGGRTIDFPVGDMLNPAYSTLNQLTGTHNFPTLENMKFQLTPDNFLDAKVRTSMPLINAEIYYNQQIKKEQLSRQQAAVNVYKRQLVQDVKTAYYRYYQAVQAVAIYRSADGLISENIRINESMVRNGVRNNTALYRSKTEKEKNEASINQAENNRDNARAYFNFLLNRPLTDSIVLDSSTIEIPAAMAGGDDVSQREELQEYKHAIGAYQYNNKLQRSYLIPKLNTFLDLGSQGLPNKFDNTTRYYFFGVNMEWNLFSFHKNKYKIKQSETALNAVSMAASQTEDQLKLQLFQAKNDYISAVKNYNTARAQLDFAERYYRDQLKVYKEGQLLYLELVDAQNQLTQARLQTSVTQANVQSTIAAVERAQASYPLENK, encoded by the coding sequence ATGTCAACATCAATAACAAAAGGAGCATTGTTAATATTAGCATTGGCACTAGGTTTCAGCGCCAAAGCGCAGCAGCAGGCTTTGGACAATTACATCCAGCAGGCTTTTAGCTCCAACAAAGGCCTGAAAGATCAAAATATTCAGTTAGACCAGGCACTTTATGCGTTGAAAGAAGCCAAAAGTCTGTTTGGCCCGGACGTTACCTTTCTGGGCAGCTATGTAAAATCAGGCGGCGGCCGTACCATTGACTTCCCTGTGGGTGATATGCTGAACCCTGCTTACAGCACCTTAAACCAGCTTACCGGCACCCATAATTTCCCTACCCTGGAGAACATGAAATTCCAGCTGACCCCCGACAACTTCTTAGATGCCAAAGTGCGGACAAGTATGCCATTGATCAATGCGGAAATTTATTACAACCAGCAGATAAAAAAAGAGCAACTGAGCAGGCAGCAGGCAGCTGTCAATGTATACAAAAGACAGCTGGTACAGGATGTAAAAACTGCCTATTACCGCTACTATCAGGCAGTACAGGCAGTAGCCATTTACCGCAGTGCCGATGGCCTGATCAGCGAAAACATCCGCATCAACGAAAGCATGGTCAGAAACGGTGTTAGAAATAATACAGCGCTGTACCGCTCCAAAACAGAGAAAGAAAAAAACGAGGCCTCCATTAATCAGGCGGAGAACAACAGGGACAACGCCAGGGCGTATTTCAACTTTCTACTCAACAGACCACTGACAGACAGCATTGTGTTAGACAGCAGCACCATTGAAATTCCTGCTGCCATGGCAGGCGGTGATGATGTGAGCCAGCGGGAAGAACTGCAGGAGTACAAACACGCCATCGGCGCTTATCAGTACAACAATAAATTGCAACGCTCCTACCTCATTCCCAAGCTGAATACCTTCCTCGACCTGGGTTCCCAGGGATTACCCAACAAATTCGACAACACTACCCGTTATTATTTCTTCGGTGTAAACATGGAATGGAACCTTTTCAGTTTTCACAAAAACAAGTATAAAATCAAACAATCAGAAACAGCGCTGAATGCTGTCAGCATGGCCGCTTCGCAAACGGAAGACCAGCTGAAGCTACAGCTCTTTCAGGCAAAGAACGATTATATCAGCGCAGTTAAAAATTATAATACCGCCAGGGCACAGCTCGACTTCGCGGAGCGCTATTACCGAGATCAGCTGAAGGTTTACAAGGAAGGGCAGCTGCTTTACCTCGAGCTCGTGGATGCACAGAACCAACTTACACAGGCAAGGCTGCAAACAAGTGTAACACAGGCAAACGTGCAAAGCACCATTGCTGCTGTAGAACGTGCGCAGGCCAGCTATCCGCTGGAAAATAAATAA
- a CDS encoding efflux RND transporter permease subunit — MKISKYAVKNYQFTLVIFIMIIVLGVSTIMNMPRSEDPEMKAPQYTVVVVYPGTSPKDMEDLVVDPLEKEIYSLADIKRLRTTISDGVAVMRVEYKYSSNVEEKYQELVREVNNKRKDLPADIFSMEVRKSEPSDVNVLQTALISENASRDQLRFYAEKLQESLEKVPQLKNVKMHGLPDQQVRVELQLDKMAQLHIPVNAVMGAMQSEMANIPGGSIDAGDKSFNIKTSGNYQDIAEIGNTIISSANNKNIFLKDIAKVYYGFDDEKYFVRLNGHRSVVVSAAQKAGENISKTQESYLPVINSFKKTLPANIDLVLYFNQAEAVNSRLAGLGKDFLIAILLVAITLLPLGQRPAIIVMISIPLSLSIGIVLLQLFGYNLNQLSIVGLVVALGLLVDDSIVVIENIERWMLEGHSRMEATLKATSQIGLAVVGCTAALIIAFMPIVFMPEGAGDFIRGLPLAVIFSVLASMAVSLTIIPFLASRLLKEHTNHKGNIFMRGLKRLIHGSYARLLDKALHRPVLTIIVSLIIFGASIVVFKAVGFSLFPASEKPQFLVNVIAPPQSNLGYTDQIVKQLEAELLKEKEVKYVASNIGKGNPRIYYNEIPENEHSDYAQLFIQLDPHTSPAAKLALIEKLRSRWTPYPGAKIEVKNFEQGPPMAAPVEVRLFGDNLDSLRSLAGNVEKMLEKTTGTIYISNPVSNLKSDIRVKIDREKAQQLGIPTANIDRVVRLAVSGINLGKYNDTNDNDYDILLTKQKAGRPTLDVFNDLYVNNSQGVAVPLKQIATLELETSPLSIRHQEKNRMVAVTAFVQKGFLADKVINDVIRQMDAMKLPAGYSYEMGGEVESRKDSFGGFMTIIIVTVFMFIAVLILEFKTFKSTLIVLSVIPLGIVGAALALWMTGNSLSFVAIIGLIALAGIEVKNTILLVDFTNQLRMQGHSLEDAIREAGEVRFLPIVLTSLTAIGGLIPIAISTNPLIAPLAIVLIGGLISSTLLSRIVTPVVYKLIPPKIDVVAKAPVPAREEDLVALEEA, encoded by the coding sequence ATGAAGATTTCAAAATATGCTGTAAAAAATTACCAGTTTACCCTGGTGATATTCATCATGATTATCGTACTGGGCGTCAGTACTATCATGAACATGCCCCGGTCTGAAGACCCGGAGATGAAAGCGCCGCAATACACGGTGGTAGTGGTTTACCCGGGTACCAGTCCTAAAGACATGGAAGACCTCGTGGTAGACCCATTGGAAAAAGAGATTTATAGTCTGGCAGATATAAAACGCCTCCGCACTACCATCAGTGACGGCGTAGCGGTGATGCGGGTGGAATATAAATACAGCTCTAATGTAGAAGAGAAATACCAGGAGCTGGTACGTGAAGTTAATAACAAGCGAAAAGACTTACCCGCAGACATTTTCAGCATGGAAGTACGCAAGTCGGAGCCCAGTGATGTTAATGTTTTGCAGACGGCGCTGATATCTGAAAATGCCTCCCGCGACCAGCTCAGGTTTTATGCAGAAAAATTACAGGAGAGCCTGGAAAAAGTGCCGCAGCTGAAGAATGTAAAAATGCATGGCCTGCCAGACCAGCAGGTACGTGTAGAGTTACAGCTGGATAAAATGGCGCAGTTACATATTCCTGTCAATGCCGTAATGGGCGCCATGCAGAGTGAGATGGCCAATATCCCAGGTGGTAGCATAGACGCAGGCGATAAAAGCTTCAACATCAAAACCAGCGGCAATTACCAGGATATCGCGGAGATAGGTAATACCATTATATCATCTGCCAACAATAAAAATATATTCCTGAAAGATATTGCCAAAGTATACTACGGATTTGATGATGAGAAATATTTTGTGCGCCTGAACGGACACCGTAGCGTAGTCGTTTCTGCTGCACAGAAAGCTGGTGAGAATATCAGCAAAACACAGGAATCTTACCTACCTGTAATCAATTCCTTTAAGAAAACATTACCGGCAAACATAGACCTGGTATTGTATTTCAACCAGGCGGAAGCGGTTAACTCCCGACTGGCAGGACTCGGAAAAGACTTCCTTATAGCGATTTTACTGGTAGCCATTACCTTGCTGCCATTGGGTCAGCGTCCGGCCATTATTGTGATGATCTCTATCCCGTTGTCGTTATCTATTGGTATCGTTTTATTACAGTTGTTTGGTTACAACCTGAACCAGTTGAGTATAGTAGGATTGGTAGTAGCATTGGGTTTATTGGTAGATGACAGCATTGTAGTAATTGAGAATATAGAGCGGTGGATGCTTGAGGGACACAGCCGGATGGAAGCCACGCTCAAAGCCACTTCACAGATAGGGCTCGCAGTAGTGGGATGCACGGCTGCACTGATCATTGCTTTCATGCCGATCGTGTTTATGCCGGAAGGTGCCGGTGATTTCATACGTGGGTTACCGTTAGCTGTTATCTTCAGTGTACTGGCCTCTATGGCTGTTTCGCTGACCATCATTCCTTTCCTGGCCAGCAGATTACTGAAAGAACATACCAACCATAAAGGCAACATCTTCATGCGTGGACTGAAAAGACTGATCCATGGCAGTTATGCGCGTTTGTTAGATAAAGCATTACATCGTCCGGTACTCACTATCATTGTTTCATTAATAATTTTTGGTGCTTCCATCGTAGTTTTCAAGGCAGTGGGCTTCAGTTTGTTCCCGGCCTCTGAAAAGCCGCAGTTCCTGGTAAATGTAATTGCGCCGCCGCAGTCGAACCTGGGTTATACCGATCAGATTGTGAAGCAGCTGGAAGCGGAACTATTAAAAGAAAAAGAAGTAAAGTATGTTGCCAGTAACATTGGTAAAGGTAATCCTCGTATCTACTATAACGAGATCCCTGAAAACGAGCACAGTGATTATGCGCAGCTTTTTATACAGCTAGATCCGCATACGAGTCCGGCTGCCAAGCTGGCTTTGATTGAAAAGTTACGTAGCCGCTGGACACCTTATCCGGGCGCTAAAATAGAAGTAAAGAATTTCGAGCAGGGCCCGCCTATGGCAGCACCGGTAGAAGTCAGATTATTTGGCGACAACCTGGATTCATTACGTAGTCTGGCTGGTAATGTAGAGAAGATGCTGGAGAAAACCACCGGCACTATCTATATTTCTAATCCGGTGAGTAATCTGAAGTCGGACATACGCGTAAAGATAGACCGTGAAAAAGCGCAGCAGCTGGGTATTCCCACAGCCAACATCGACAGGGTGGTACGTTTAGCCGTGAGCGGTATCAACCTCGGCAAGTATAATGACACCAACGACAACGACTATGATATTTTGCTGACCAAGCAGAAAGCAGGCAGGCCTACGTTAGATGTATTCAACGATTTATATGTGAATAACAGCCAGGGTGTGGCGGTTCCGCTGAAGCAGATAGCGACGCTGGAGCTGGAAACATCACCGCTGAGTATCCGTCACCAGGAGAAAAACAGGATGGTAGCAGTGACAGCCTTTGTGCAGAAAGGGTTTCTGGCCGACAAGGTGATCAATGATGTCATCAGACAGATGGATGCCATGAAGCTACCGGCAGGCTATAGTTATGAGATGGGTGGAGAGGTAGAAAGCAGGAAGGACTCCTTCGGAGGTTTCATGACGATCATCATTGTGACCGTGTTCATGTTTATTGCGGTGCTGATATTGGAGTTCAAGACCTTCAAGAGTACGTTGATCGTGTTGTCAGTAATTCCGTTGGGCATTGTGGGAGCCGCGCTGGCATTGTGGATGACGGGGAATTCACTTTCCTTTGTGGCGATTATCGGATTGATTGCATTGGCGGGTATTGAGGTAAAGAATACGATTCTGCTGGTAGATTTTACGAACCAGTTACGTATGCAGGGACATAGCCTGGAAGATGCAATCAGAGAGGCCGGAGAGGTGCGTTTTTTACCGATTGTACTGACCTCACTTACAGCAATTGGCGGGTTAATTCCTATTGCGATATCTACGAATCCGTTGATAGCACCGCTGGCGATAGTACTAATAGGCGGTTTGATCAGTTCCACCCTGTTATCACGTATAGTCACACCGGTTGTATACAAGCTGATACCGCCTAAAATAGACGTGGTTGCAAAAGCGCCGGTTCCGGCCCGTGAGGAAGACCTGGTAGCACTGGAGGAAGCATAA
- a CDS encoding YDG domain-containing protein encodes MKRMRHAFQVLVCLLFSYHMATAAPPGEKEGEKNKSIEASRPLAPLTGSVQASTSVACKDGNTGSITVRASGGTGNYYYSWSPYGGSSNTASNLTAGTYVCHITDDGGNTKDVTATITQPATAMTAIPAKNNILCYGSNTGSAAVIPSGGVPPYTYAWTSSVSSTSNATGLQAGSYTCIITDDFGCTLSKTFDITQPNAPLSATATATANVTCNGGSNGIADVTVSGGTPNYTYSWTPSGGTAARASGLAAGDYTCTITDENNCQTTAKVKISQPSAMSVIMVQTDVLCAGGNNGSATAVPSGGNGGPYTYQWSNGSTSNNATDLIAGTYTCKVSDAKTCFTTPAVTIYEPRPITVTLSYTNTGCYGSHDGTAEVLAAGGSGTYSFLWSNGATTRSITGLAAGTYTCTVTDGNQCTFTTSVNITQSDAIISTMRGTPISCNGRSDGTAQVITSGNSGNYTYLWSNGLTTPVIPLLPAGDYTCIVTDGNGCSQAGTYTVTEPDPLTSTITGTMVSCNGGSDGTATITASGGTTPYTYIWTPLGGTAATATGLEVGTYTCIVTDANFCPTSASFTVAQPLPLIVSATSTDVSCNGGANGTATVSAGGGAGNYTYSWAPSGGTAATATGLTAGDYTCTITDGNTCSKTVRVLVSQPTALTGTASRTLVSCHGGSNGAITLAISGGTPGYTYSWNPAVSTDAAASGLPAGIYNCTVTDAKGCPKLMSAQIDEPDALIVSVTGTQPSAGLSNGTATAMVSGGTPPYSYSWLPSGSVTSTITGLSGGQYTCTVTDANTCQTQGAAQLGLPVTLSGFNNFSATYGDAAFQLATPVSTSNGAFTYTSSDASVASVAGNMITVHKPGNAIITVSQAATGTYLAASTTATLTVSPKDITVMPLLVPAIMKVYDGTTAAPFSGSNYSIIGLIPGDRITVNGIADFDSKNVGIQNITISNLRLNGVDAAKYNLQTSVMTTTGNILSRQIQATAIPVTKIYDGNTTAAVSFLPLTNTSGLAGNDDVTLTTANGNYDDKNAGTGKSVTVTTAFLSGQDAGNYQLMLPITTTGIIQPKTLDITPASASKIYGEKDQQINYTTGNGQLAAGDQLSGSLSRISGENAGNYNITIGNLSGNGNYTLQLAAATFEIKKAALVITADNKEIYRGQPIPSLTYTSNGFVNNESEQVLTTQPNISTLATSGSTPGNYPITAAGATAANYEITFVNGNLKINATTPTDISLNSSTVYENVPVNSLISAFNTSTPLPTTITYSLVTGAGDNDNKAFSITGDKLYTATAIDYETKASYSIRVRATNSMNEYFEKVFTIQVLDVNEAPTVDPVAPVNICYSKDQGTIAVTGISAGPETNQQVTLAVSASEDIFSQLKIVATSNSTAEIRYILKDNIAVNTNIIITVKDNGGTANGGIDLTTVSFAFTAARQPAITATSDKGLSIISGESVVLTATGDAASYTWSMDGSTVGNQSTYTAKVTQTTTFTVTGTLEHCTTKQDLTITTSAAQTDMLKATNVITPDGDGYNDKWVVKNIELFPGSEVKIFDRAGRMIFSRKDYRNEWDGTLNGSPLQEGVYLYVIDLKNGSPIQKGYITIVRKK; translated from the coding sequence ATGAAACGAATGCGACACGCCTTCCAGGTACTTGTGTGCCTGTTATTTAGCTATCATATGGCAACTGCTGCTCCCCCCGGCGAAAAAGAAGGTGAAAAAAACAAATCTATAGAGGCCTCCAGGCCGCTGGCACCATTAACGGGCAGCGTTCAGGCATCTACATCAGTTGCCTGTAAGGATGGTAACACGGGCTCCATTACGGTGAGGGCCAGTGGCGGAACCGGTAACTACTATTATAGCTGGTCTCCGTATGGGGGATCTTCCAACACCGCCTCGAATCTGACGGCGGGCACATATGTTTGTCATATCACCGATGACGGCGGTAACACTAAAGATGTAACAGCAACTATAACTCAGCCAGCGACGGCGATGACAGCAATCCCGGCAAAAAACAATATCCTGTGTTATGGTTCAAATACAGGCAGTGCAGCTGTCATCCCTAGTGGGGGCGTACCGCCATACACCTATGCGTGGACGTCATCAGTTTCCAGTACCAGTAATGCTACCGGGCTGCAAGCTGGTTCATATACCTGCATAATTACTGACGATTTTGGATGTACGCTATCCAAAACCTTCGATATCACGCAGCCCAATGCACCATTAAGTGCAACTGCCACTGCAACAGCAAACGTTACTTGCAATGGCGGCAGCAATGGTATCGCTGATGTAACGGTATCCGGCGGGACACCAAATTACACTTATTCATGGACCCCTTCAGGCGGAACAGCTGCAAGAGCCAGCGGCCTGGCAGCGGGTGACTATACCTGTACCATTACAGATGAAAATAACTGCCAAACTACCGCCAAAGTAAAAATTTCACAGCCATCTGCCATGTCTGTAATCATGGTCCAGACAGATGTTCTCTGCGCCGGTGGAAACAATGGTTCGGCGACAGCAGTACCTTCAGGAGGAAATGGTGGTCCTTACACCTACCAATGGTCTAACGGTTCAACATCTAATAATGCAACAGACCTTATTGCAGGAACATATACCTGTAAAGTTTCAGATGCAAAAACATGTTTTACAACACCTGCTGTTACCATTTATGAGCCTCGTCCAATAACTGTAACACTTTCTTATACAAACACCGGCTGCTATGGCAGCCATGATGGCACAGCTGAAGTATTAGCCGCAGGCGGCTCAGGCACCTACTCTTTTTTATGGTCCAACGGGGCTACTACCCGCTCCATCACTGGCCTGGCCGCAGGCACATACACCTGTACTGTTACCGATGGGAATCAGTGTACTTTCACCACTTCAGTGAATATCACACAATCAGATGCTATTATTTCAACTATGAGGGGTACACCTATCAGTTGTAATGGAAGAAGCGATGGTACTGCGCAGGTTATTACTTCAGGTAACTCCGGTAATTATACTTACTTATGGTCTAACGGTTTAACTACCCCAGTGATCCCCTTGCTGCCTGCGGGAGATTATACCTGCATTGTTACAGATGGAAACGGCTGCTCACAAGCAGGCACCTATACCGTCACAGAGCCAGACCCTTTAACATCAACGATAACCGGAACAATGGTTTCCTGTAATGGCGGAAGTGATGGTACCGCTACCATCACTGCTAGCGGAGGTACCACACCATATACCTATATCTGGACACCTTTAGGCGGAACAGCGGCTACTGCCACAGGACTTGAAGTGGGCACCTATACCTGCATCGTTACTGACGCTAATTTTTGTCCGACCTCTGCCAGTTTCACAGTAGCCCAGCCACTGCCATTAATTGTAAGTGCTACTTCTACCGATGTTTCCTGTAATGGTGGAGCCAATGGTACGGCCACCGTTTCAGCGGGAGGTGGCGCAGGTAACTATACCTACTCATGGGCGCCTTCCGGCGGAACAGCAGCTACAGCCACCGGACTCACTGCAGGCGATTATACCTGTACGATTACGGATGGCAATACATGCTCTAAAACCGTGAGGGTTTTAGTTTCACAACCTACTGCTTTAACCGGCACCGCTTCCAGAACGTTGGTTTCCTGCCATGGAGGCAGCAATGGCGCTATTACATTAGCCATCAGCGGCGGAACACCGGGATATACTTATTCCTGGAATCCGGCAGTATCAACAGATGCCGCTGCCTCCGGACTCCCTGCCGGTATCTACAATTGTACCGTTACTGACGCAAAGGGATGTCCGAAATTAATGAGTGCCCAAATTGATGAGCCAGATGCGCTTATTGTTTCCGTAACAGGAACGCAACCATCTGCAGGCCTTTCCAACGGTACCGCCACAGCAATGGTTAGCGGAGGTACTCCACCTTACAGCTATTCCTGGTTACCTTCAGGAAGCGTCACCTCTACTATCACAGGACTGAGCGGAGGCCAGTATACCTGCACCGTTACAGATGCCAATACTTGTCAGACACAGGGTGCTGCTCAACTGGGTCTCCCTGTTACCTTAAGCGGCTTCAATAATTTCTCTGCTACCTACGGTGATGCTGCTTTCCAACTGGCTACGCCGGTAAGTACCAGCAATGGCGCCTTTACCTATACCAGCAGCGATGCTTCCGTAGCATCTGTTGCCGGAAATATGATCACGGTGCACAAACCCGGTAATGCAATCATTACTGTATCACAGGCAGCTACCGGCACTTATCTCGCCGCCAGTACCACTGCTACCCTGACAGTATCTCCAAAAGATATCACCGTAATGCCACTCCTGGTACCAGCTATCATGAAGGTATACGATGGTACTACTGCGGCTCCATTCTCCGGAAGTAATTATAGCATTATCGGTCTCATACCGGGTGATCGCATTACCGTTAATGGTATCGCCGATTTTGATTCGAAGAATGTTGGCATTCAAAACATTACTATTAGTAATCTTAGGTTAAACGGGGTGGATGCAGCGAAGTATAACCTGCAGACATCTGTAATGACAACTACGGGTAATATTCTATCCAGACAGATCCAGGCGACTGCAATACCAGTTACAAAAATATATGATGGTAATACCACTGCTGCCGTTTCATTCCTTCCGCTGACGAATACAAGCGGATTGGCTGGAAATGATGATGTTACCTTAACTACTGCCAATGGTAACTACGACGATAAAAATGCAGGAACAGGAAAATCAGTTACTGTTACAACAGCATTTTTATCTGGTCAGGATGCCGGCAACTATCAGCTGATGCTTCCAATTACCACTACTGGTATTATTCAACCTAAAACACTGGATATAACACCTGCATCTGCCAGTAAAATTTATGGAGAAAAAGATCAGCAGATTAATTACACCACAGGAAATGGTCAGCTGGCAGCTGGGGATCAGCTCAGTGGTAGTCTTTCCCGTATTAGCGGTGAAAACGCCGGCAATTACAACATAACTATTGGTAACCTGAGCGGAAATGGCAACTACACCCTGCAATTGGCTGCTGCCACCTTTGAAATTAAAAAAGCAGCGCTGGTAATTACCGCCGATAACAAGGAGATATATCGTGGTCAGCCTATCCCTTCATTGACTTATACCAGCAATGGATTTGTAAATAATGAATCGGAACAGGTACTGACAACCCAACCAAATATTTCCACCCTGGCCACTTCAGGTAGTACTCCGGGTAACTATCCGATAACTGCCGCCGGCGCTACAGCTGCCAACTACGAAATTACCTTCGTAAACGGTAACCTGAAAATTAATGCGACCACACCAACTGATATCTCGCTTAATTCATCAACAGTATATGAAAATGTACCTGTTAACAGCCTGATATCCGCATTCAACACAAGCACACCTTTACCAACAACCATCACCTATTCATTGGTAACTGGTGCCGGAGACAACGACAACAAAGCTTTCAGCATCACTGGCGACAAACTCTATACAGCTACGGCAATAGATTATGAAACAAAGGCCAGCTATAGTATCAGGGTTCGTGCTACTAATTCCATGAATGAATACTTTGAGAAAGTTTTCACGATTCAGGTATTGGATGTAAATGAAGCGCCAACTGTTGATCCGGTGGCTCCGGTAAATATTTGCTACAGCAAAGACCAGGGAACGATCGCTGTTACAGGCATTAGTGCAGGTCCGGAAACTAACCAGCAGGTGACGCTGGCAGTGTCTGCGAGTGAAGATATCTTCTCTCAGCTGAAGATTGTTGCAACCAGCAACAGTACTGCAGAAATCAGGTATATACTGAAAGATAATATTGCGGTAAATACCAATATTATTATTACCGTAAAAGATAACGGTGGTACAGCAAATGGAGGCATTGACCTCACCACGGTGAGCTTTGCATTTACCGCAGCCAGACAACCAGCCATCACGGCTACCAGCGATAAAGGATTATCCATTATCAGCGGTGAGTCGGTGGTACTGACAGCTACCGGTGATGCAGCTTCCTATACCTGGTCAATGGATGGCAGCACCGTTGGAAATCAAAGCACCTATACCGCAAAAGTAACACAGACAACCACCTTTACGGTAACCGGTACGCTGGAGCATTGCACCACCAAACAGGACCTGACCATCACCACATCTGCTGCACAGACAGATATGTTGAAAGCTACCAATGTCATCACCCCTGATGGCGATGGATACAACGATAAATGGGTGGTAAAAAATATCGAACTATTTCCTGGCAGCGAAGTGAAAATATTTGACAGGGCAGGACGTATGATCTTTAGTCGTAAGGACTATCGCAATGAATGGGATGGAACACTGAATGGCAGTCCATTACAGGAAGGTGTATACTTATATGTCATCGACCTGAAGAACGGTTCTCCAATCCAGAAAGGTTATATCACTATTGTCAGGAAAAAATAA